The genomic DNA CACCAAACCGAAGTTTCGAATCACCACAATCGGCGTTTCTTTATTCAAAGTATTCACCAAAACAGAAGGGTCCGCCATAAATTCATCATAGCCAATAAATGGAATATCTTTCAGCAGGATATAACTCTCTGGAATGGTGCGGGTATCAAATTTAGCATCAGAAATGGCAAAGGCAGAAATCCCTTTCCCTTGTGTAAAAATCACCGAATTCACATGATCGTGCTTGGCATAAATAGCCTCATGCAATTGGTGCAGGTTCGATGCTTCCTTGCCTGCTTCCGATTCCCCTTTGGTAATTTTCACCACATCCTTGTTACGGATAAATCGGCGCGCCATATGACGACGGGTAACCAAAAAATCATCCCCATGCGTTCGGTGCGATACCGTACCGAAATAGTTGTTCATCAATTTCTGCTTACAGGCACGCTTAACGAAACGGATAATCTCATCCCTTACCGCAAGTTCATAAGTGGTGTAGGCGATCTCGGATTTACCCGTACGCGTTTGTGGGAATTGGGTGAAGGATTTTTGCACCTGTTCATCCGTCAGTACATTGTATCCGCCCAGTTTTTTAGCATCGATAATAGACAATGCTGCCGTTTCCATGGCTTCAAAACGCTGGAAAGCACTCAACAGGTCTTTCCCACCGACAACCGTACCGTGATTTTCCATGATCACCGCATCAAAACCTTTCTCAAATTCATTGGCGATACTTTCTCCCAAAGCCTCAGAACCTGGCAAACGGTATGGTGCGTAACCAATCGAAGGACAAATATCAGCAGTATGAGGAAGAATTTTCATGTCAGGAATTTCCCGAACAATAGAAAAAGAAACCAACGCTTTTGGGTGGGCATGAATGACCGCCTTCAGGTCTGGGCGACGATCATAGATGGCATAGTGAAAAGGGAATTCACTTGATGGCCGATGAATCCCTTCATACGAACCATCTTTTTTTACACAAACAATATCTTTAGGCGTCAGGGAACCTTTATCATAGCCAGCAGGGCTGATCCAAAGGTTGCCTTCTTCGTCCAACATGGAGATATTTCCACCAGAAAGTGTGGTCATTTCTCCTTTATATATAATGCCCATGATTTCAGAGATAATCACGGATGGATGTTTGGTTAATTTCATGATATTTAATTTTATAAGTTTGTGGGTATGGACTTGCTTCTTCAGTTCAAGCATCCCGCTTGGATCAAAGCCTGTTAATCAATCTTTCATTGCCCAAGCGAACCGCTTGACCGATCAAAAAAACAAGGCATGTCCTGCTCCAACACATTTCAAATCAACAAATAACTTTATTCTGTAATTTATGGTGTAACACCGCCGTATCATTCAGCATGATGGCCGCGCCGATACAGGCACCATTGCCTTGTTCGGTGACCAAAAACTGATGCGTTGGCAACTTCTCTTTGAGCATCTGCATGAAATACTGATTATGCACAAAGCCTCCATCGACGAAGATTTTACCTGAGGTCTGACCACCCAAAGCGAGCTCCAACACTTTCACTTGCGCATCGGTCAGCTCGTCCATCAAATGCCAGTAGGCCTCTTCAAAATCTTGGAATATTGACAAATCAACCTTCGTTGCCGATTGCAGTCCAAAACGTTCAATCGCAATCAGATGATGATTGAACAAGCATTGATTCGCTTCTTTTCTTTTAGATTTTTTGACTTGATAAGGAAGCGTCTTATGCAGATCTTCATTAACGCCAAAATGGGCATTCAACAACTTGACCTGCTCGGCATAATGCTTACCCAACAACAGGCGTGAAGCCAAAACGGACTGCCCATTGATGGTCATGAAATTCATACAATCCTGCGCAAGGGTTTGCTCATCGAGCATCGACTGATTGAATGGATTCATACTGATGCTCCATGTGCCAGTGCTCAGCAAAACAAAAGGTTCTTCGGTCTGCTGAAGGTATGGAATTAAAGTAGAGGAACTATCGTGAATCCCCAATCCTACGTTTAATTTCACGCCCTTATACA from Persicobacter psychrovividus includes the following:
- a CDS encoding FGGY family carbohydrate kinase is translated as MIPITVDLIFDIGRTNKKVFVLGQQSEILDQQYKNFEETVDEDGFPSEDLQAVSAWVLEMVDHYVFLPKYNVKGVNFSTYGASMVHLDEDGKIVGTFYNYLKEFPAETAARLKKHYPNLDDFSIATQSPYMGFLNSGLQLLFLKYERPESFARIDCSLHLPQYFTFLLTGQKYSEFTSIGCHTGLWDLERKSCAKWLKDENLLKLLPVPSPTDQVIETVYKGVKLNVGLGIHDSSSTLIPYLQQTEEPFVLLSTGTWSISMNPFNQSMLDEQTLAQDCMNFMTINGQSVLASRLLLGKHYAEQVKLLNAHFGVNEDLHKTLPYQVKKSKRKEANQCLFNHHLIAIERFGLQSATKVDLSIFQDFEEAYWHLMDELTDAQVKVLELALGGQTSGKIFVDGGFVHNQYFMQMLKEKLPTHQFLVTEQGNGACIGAAIMLNDTAVLHHKLQNKVIC
- a CDS encoding class II aldolase/adducin family protein, which gives rise to MKLTKHPSVIISEIMGIIYKGEMTTLSGGNISMLDEEGNLWISPAGYDKGSLTPKDIVCVKKDGSYEGIHRPSSEFPFHYAIYDRRPDLKAVIHAHPKALVSFSIVREIPDMKILPHTADICPSIGYAPYRLPGSEALGESIANEFEKGFDAVIMENHGTVVGGKDLLSAFQRFEAMETAALSIIDAKKLGGYNVLTDEQVQKSFTQFPQTRTGKSEIAYTTYELAVRDEIIRFVKRACKQKLMNNYFGTVSHRTHGDDFLVTRRHMARRFIRNKDVVKITKGESEAGKEASNLHQLHEAIYAKHDHVNSVIFTQGKGISAFAISDAKFDTRTIPESYILLKDIPFIGYDEFMADPSVLVNTLNKETPIVVIRNFGLVVTGTSMLDAYDRLEVAEFSAESLIESTLIGKLARIGDGEIQDIVDKFLS